From the Gramella sp. Hel_I_59 genome, one window contains:
- a CDS encoding heavy metal translocating P-type ATPase produces the protein MKRTYRITGMSCNGCRQHVEETLAGIEAVDHVEVNLQNETAMITAEQDLKISVLRNKLESEGGNYGIEEFQTNDDGKIVEKYDVHGMTCNGCKMHIQKALGNLDKINSAEVDLHNEEAILEMKEPVSLKELQKVMEEAGGNYTIHMPGTEKSVENLEVKKSAENGKGVWYCPMHCEGDKTYEKPGDCPVCGMDLVEEVNTNQKSVEFTCPMHPEVSKDEPGDCPICGMDLVPKQPEPSAEEKGYRKLLRKFWIAIGFTLPIFIIAMSDMVPNNNLQTWFDAQTWNWIQFGLSLPVVFYACWMFFQRAWRSIITWNLNMFTLIGIGAGVAWIFSVFGMLMPDFFPAQFRTESGTVHVYFEAATVILTLVLMGQVLEARAHSKTNSAIKELLKLQPNTALRIKDGKEEKISTSKIVKGDLLKIKPGDKIPVDGKISEGESSIDESMISGEPVPVDKVKGDEVRSGTINGNQSFIMQAEKVGDDTLLAQIIKMVNEASRSQAPIQKLADKISGYFVPVVVIISVITFIVWSIFGPEPQLVYALVNAIAVLIIACPCALGLATPMSVMVGIGRGAGNGILIKNAKSLERLNKVDTLIIDKTGTLTEGKPSVDKVVSVSSEYTSGKLTAIIASLNTNSEHPLAQATVDYAEKHEIELLETSDFKSDTGKGVTGILEQSKVLIGNKALMDSNNIEISTDHAASVSEEQQRGNTVSYVAIDSAAKGYVVLTDKIKEGTKKVISDLQEHGIDVIMISGDHENTAAAVANEIGIKNYKAGMLPQNKLEEVEKLQKSGKIVAVAGDGINDAPALAKADVGIAMGTGTDVAIESAALTLVNGDLRSIRKAILLSQKVMRNIKENLFFALIYNTVGVPIAAGVLYPFFGILLSPMIAALAMSFSSFSVIANALRLKTADLKD, from the coding sequence ATGAAAAGAACTTATAGAATTACGGGGATGAGCTGTAATGGTTGTCGCCAACATGTGGAAGAAACCCTGGCAGGGATCGAAGCTGTGGATCATGTGGAAGTGAATTTACAGAATGAAACTGCGATGATAACGGCAGAACAGGATTTGAAGATTTCGGTGCTGAGAAATAAACTGGAGTCCGAAGGCGGAAATTATGGTATCGAGGAATTCCAAACGAATGATGATGGAAAGATCGTTGAAAAGTATGATGTTCATGGAATGACCTGTAATGGTTGTAAGATGCACATTCAAAAAGCACTTGGGAACCTTGATAAAATCAATTCTGCGGAAGTGGATCTTCATAATGAAGAAGCAATTCTTGAAATGAAGGAACCAGTTTCCCTGAAGGAATTACAAAAAGTAATGGAAGAAGCAGGTGGGAATTATACGATCCATATGCCTGGTACGGAAAAATCAGTTGAAAATTTAGAAGTTAAAAAATCTGCTGAAAACGGTAAGGGTGTCTGGTATTGTCCTATGCATTGTGAAGGTGATAAAACCTACGAAAAACCTGGCGATTGTCCGGTTTGTGGGATGGACCTGGTTGAGGAGGTCAATACCAATCAAAAGTCGGTTGAATTTACTTGCCCTATGCATCCCGAAGTAAGCAAGGATGAACCCGGAGATTGTCCAATTTGCGGGATGGATCTTGTGCCAAAGCAACCGGAACCTTCAGCCGAAGAAAAAGGTTATAGAAAACTACTACGCAAATTCTGGATCGCCATAGGATTTACGCTTCCGATATTCATTATTGCCATGTCAGACATGGTTCCGAATAACAACTTACAAACCTGGTTTGATGCGCAAACCTGGAACTGGATACAGTTTGGATTGTCACTTCCGGTAGTATTTTACGCGTGCTGGATGTTTTTTCAGCGTGCATGGAGGTCTATCATCACGTGGAACCTCAATATGTTTACACTCATTGGAATTGGAGCAGGAGTAGCCTGGATCTTTAGCGTTTTTGGAATGTTGATGCCAGATTTCTTTCCGGCGCAATTCAGAACAGAATCGGGTACGGTACATGTCTATTTTGAAGCCGCCACCGTCATCCTTACTTTGGTATTAATGGGACAGGTGCTGGAAGCCAGGGCACATAGCAAAACCAATTCGGCTATTAAGGAATTATTGAAGCTGCAACCAAATACTGCGCTTAGAATCAAGGACGGTAAAGAAGAGAAAATTTCCACCAGCAAGATTGTGAAAGGTGATCTTTTAAAGATCAAGCCAGGAGACAAGATTCCTGTAGATGGTAAGATTTCAGAAGGAGAAAGCAGTATAGATGAGTCGATGATCTCCGGTGAACCTGTGCCGGTAGATAAAGTGAAGGGAGATGAAGTTCGTTCTGGAACGATCAATGGAAATCAATCTTTCATCATGCAAGCTGAAAAAGTAGGGGATGATACTTTGCTTGCCCAGATCATCAAAATGGTGAATGAAGCCAGTAGATCCCAGGCGCCAATTCAGAAATTAGCAGATAAGATTTCAGGATATTTTGTGCCAGTAGTGGTCATTATTTCGGTAATCACATTTATAGTCTGGTCAATATTTGGACCAGAACCTCAACTGGTTTATGCGCTCGTTAATGCAATCGCTGTATTGATCATAGCCTGTCCATGCGCACTTGGTCTGGCAACTCCAATGTCTGTAATGGTTGGAATTGGTCGTGGTGCCGGTAATGGAATATTAATAAAAAATGCAAAATCTCTGGAACGGCTAAACAAAGTCGATACGCTCATAATCGATAAGACCGGGACACTAACAGAAGGTAAGCCAAGCGTAGATAAAGTAGTTTCTGTTTCTTCGGAATATACTTCAGGAAAGTTAACAGCAATTATTGCCAGTCTGAACACGAACAGTGAACATCCTTTAGCACAAGCAACTGTAGATTATGCGGAAAAGCACGAAATAGAACTTTTAGAAACTTCAGATTTTAAGTCGGATACAGGTAAGGGAGTTACGGGAATATTAGAGCAAAGCAAAGTTTTAATAGGCAACAAAGCTTTGATGGATTCCAACAATATTGAAATTTCCACAGATCATGCTGCCAGTGTTTCCGAAGAACAACAAAGAGGGAATACAGTAAGTTATGTAGCTATAGATAGCGCGGCGAAAGGCTATGTAGTACTGACCGATAAGATCAAGGAAGGAACAAAGAAAGTGATCTCAGATCTGCAAGAACATGGCATCGATGTGATCATGATTTCAGGCGATCATGAGAATACCGCGGCTGCAGTAGCCAACGAGATTGGTATTAAAAATTATAAAGCTGGAATGTTACCTCAAAATAAACTGGAAGAGGTTGAAAAGCTGCAGAAAAGTGGGAAAATCGTTGCAGTGGCAGGTGATGGGATCAATGATGCACCGGCACTTGCGAAAGCAGATGTGGGAATTGCCATGGGAACCGGAACAGATGTAGCTATAGAAAGCGCTGCTCTTACGCTGGTTAATGGTGATCTAAGAAGTATAAGAAAGGCGATTTTACTTAGCCAGAAAGTGATGAGGAACATCAAGGAAAATCTCTTTTTCGCACTTATTTACAATACAGTAGGTGTCCCTATCGCGGCTGGTGTACTTTATCCATTCTTCGGAATTTTACTTTCACCAATGATTGCTGCTCTTGCGATGAGCTTTAGTAGTTTTTCAGTAATTGCGAATGCGCTGAGGTTGAAAACTGCAGATCTTAAGGACTAA
- a CDS encoding DUF4890 domain-containing protein → MKKMITVLFLALGLSTFAQERGEGRKDLSSEEMATLSAKRLAMQLDLNEDQEMKLKALYMTKMDAREEGREENAEKRAEMMEKRDAMKEKREEMREKRKADSEEMKADLQKILTADQFQKWEQLQEKRRKGRRSGNGTIRN, encoded by the coding sequence ATGAAAAAGATGATCACCGTATTATTTCTTGCGCTTGGCTTAAGTACTTTCGCGCAGGAAAGAGGAGAAGGCCGTAAGGATCTAAGTAGTGAAGAAATGGCGACGCTGAGTGCGAAAAGACTGGCTATGCAGCTAGATCTTAATGAAGATCAGGAAATGAAGCTTAAAGCGCTTTATATGACCAAAATGGACGCGAGGGAAGAAGGTCGTGAAGAAAATGCTGAGAAACGTGCTGAAATGATGGAAAAGCGTGACGCGATGAAAGAGAAGCGTGAAGAAATGCGTGAGAAGCGCAAAGCTGACTCTGAAGAGATGAAAGCAGATCTTCAGAAGATTCTTACTGCAGATCAATTCCAGAAATGGGAACAATTACAGGAAAAAAGACGTAAAGGTAGAAGATCTGGCAACGGTACAATTCGAAACTAA
- a CDS encoding four-helix bundle copper-binding protein → MRNEKLISALGNCINHCNYCADACLDEDNVKMMKDCIRTDRVCAEVCSTLNQVLATNYQDVQGLVDYCKKVCQACADECGKHEHKHCQDCAKACRECVEACEAYAA, encoded by the coding sequence ATGAGAAATGAGAAACTTATTAGCGCACTTGGAAATTGTATCAACCACTGTAACTATTGTGCAGATGCCTGCCTGGATGAGGACAATGTAAAAATGATGAAGGATTGTATCAGGACAGATCGAGTTTGTGCAGAGGTGTGTTCTACATTAAACCAGGTACTTGCGACCAATTACCAGGATGTACAGGGATTAGTAGATTATTGTAAGAAAGTTTGCCAGGCTTGTGCAGATGAGTGCGGAAAACACGAACACAAGCATTGTCAGGATTGTGCGAAAGCATGCCGCGAATGCGTAGAAGCCTGTGAAGCTTACGCAGCATAA
- a CDS encoding DUF3347 domain-containing protein — translation MKKRLRSLLMLSLVAGSLAFQSCGETKKEQEETTVEEQQEINNTPEEITEAEFNNATIDEAFKKYILVKDALVQTDAEATAEAAKELEATLAEENSEIAKIAARLSEEQDVNVQREIFSELTAAIDPVLKGAISSGKIYKQYCPMAFEGKGDYWYATSEEIRNPYYGDKMLKCGRVDETIQ, via the coding sequence ATGAAAAAGAGATTAAGAAGTTTACTAATGTTGAGCCTGGTAGCCGGAAGTTTGGCATTTCAATCCTGTGGAGAAACTAAGAAGGAACAGGAAGAAACCACTGTAGAAGAACAGCAGGAAATCAATAACACTCCAGAAGAAATAACTGAAGCGGAGTTTAATAATGCTACTATAGATGAAGCTTTTAAGAAGTATATTTTAGTCAAAGATGCCCTCGTACAAACAGATGCTGAAGCTACCGCGGAAGCTGCAAAAGAGCTGGAAGCTACTTTAGCCGAAGAAAATTCTGAGATTGCGAAGATCGCAGCAAGACTTTCTGAAGAGCAGGACGTCAATGTACAAAGAGAGATCTTTTCAGAATTAACAGCAGCGATAGATCCGGTATTGAAAGGTGCTATTTCTTCAGGGAAGATCTATAAGCAATACTGCCCGATGGCTTTTGAAGGAAAAGGAGACTACTGGTATGCAACTTCAGAAGAGATCAGGAATCCATATTACGGTGATAAGATGCTAAAATGTGGAAGAGTAGATGAAACTATTCAGTAG
- a CDS encoding efflux RND transporter periplasmic adaptor subunit — translation MKKILIYIGILVFGLILGYLFFGSNSGEASGDHDHETSDTESMWTCSMHPQIMQPEPGDCPICGMDLIPAENSSEGLAANQFSLTDNAMKLANIQTTIVGKESGLEGKISLSGKIEINEDKKAVMPAHFNGRIEKLYVNTVGDRVNRGQIVASVYSPELVVAQQELITAAKLKNSQPQLYNAVRKKFNNWMISDAMLDEIVETGNVRTNWPVHSNVTGTITEIMVEEGSHIEDAMPILKVSNLGTVWAVFDAYESQISNLEEGQTLDITVNALQNEKLSGKISFIDPILDTDSRTVEVRVILNNESNKLKPGMFVEAEVEMEQAANTETLEVPKTAVMWTGKRSLVYVKTSSTEPVFEMREVVLGNSSGATYQVLSGLESGTEIVTNGTFTVDAAAQLQGKNSMMNGGSKANSVTGMKIKLSAKFESQFEKSLDTYFEMKNALVASDEKKAASLASELREELENIESGTSDKMLAAHLEKILELLSAISKSTDLEIQRDHFRILSAQIIGITRNMKNIENELYIQHCPMVHSNQGADWLSRENVVRNPYYGDAMLSCGEVTEILK, via the coding sequence ATGAAAAAAATACTGATATATATAGGAATCCTGGTCTTCGGACTAATCCTTGGCTATTTGTTCTTCGGAAGTAATTCTGGAGAAGCTTCAGGCGATCATGACCATGAAACTTCTGATACGGAGTCTATGTGGACCTGCTCTATGCACCCACAGATTATGCAACCTGAACCCGGAGATTGTCCTATTTGCGGGATGGACCTTATTCCCGCTGAAAATTCTTCGGAAGGTCTGGCAGCAAATCAATTTAGTCTCACAGATAACGCGATGAAATTGGCGAATATTCAAACGACTATTGTAGGCAAGGAAAGCGGGTTGGAAGGCAAGATTTCTCTTTCTGGTAAGATCGAGATTAATGAAGATAAGAAAGCGGTAATGCCTGCCCATTTTAATGGCAGAATAGAAAAGCTCTACGTAAATACAGTAGGAGACAGGGTAAATCGTGGGCAAATTGTTGCCAGTGTCTATTCTCCTGAACTTGTGGTAGCCCAGCAGGAATTAATTACAGCTGCGAAATTAAAAAACTCCCAGCCTCAGCTATATAATGCGGTACGTAAGAAATTTAATAACTGGATGATAAGCGATGCGATGCTGGATGAGATCGTGGAAACCGGGAATGTAAGAACCAACTGGCCTGTACATTCGAATGTTACCGGAACCATTACCGAGATCATGGTCGAGGAAGGCTCGCATATTGAGGATGCGATGCCGATATTAAAGGTTTCTAACCTTGGCACTGTCTGGGCGGTTTTTGATGCCTACGAATCCCAGATTAGTAACCTGGAAGAAGGACAAACTTTGGATATTACAGTGAATGCCTTGCAAAATGAAAAACTAAGCGGTAAAATATCTTTTATCGATCCTATTCTGGACACAGATTCCAGAACGGTTGAAGTCCGGGTGATTTTGAACAATGAATCAAATAAACTCAAACCAGGCATGTTTGTGGAAGCTGAAGTTGAAATGGAGCAGGCTGCAAACACCGAAACTCTTGAAGTGCCTAAAACAGCTGTAATGTGGACTGGAAAACGCTCACTGGTATATGTAAAAACTTCTTCTACCGAGCCGGTTTTCGAAATGCGGGAAGTTGTTCTAGGGAATTCTTCTGGAGCAACTTACCAGGTGCTAAGCGGACTCGAAAGTGGAACTGAGATCGTGACCAATGGAACATTTACCGTAGATGCTGCAGCTCAGCTTCAGGGAAAGAATAGTATGATGAACGGTGGATCCAAAGCGAATTCTGTTACTGGAATGAAAATAAAACTTTCAGCTAAGTTTGAATCTCAATTTGAGAAAAGCCTTGATACCTATTTTGAAATGAAAAATGCGCTGGTAGCTTCAGATGAAAAGAAAGCTGCCTCGCTAGCTTCAGAATTGAGAGAAGAACTTGAGAATATAGAATCAGGAACTTCAGATAAAATGCTCGCTGCGCATTTAGAAAAAATACTTGAACTGCTATCGGCAATTTCAAAAAGTACAGACCTGGAAATTCAGCGGGATCATTTCAGAATTCTTTCGGCACAGATCATTGGGATCACGAGGAATATGAAAAATATCGAAAATGAACTATATATTCAACACTGTCCTATGGTTCACTCTAACCAGGGTGCTGACTGGCTAAGCCGGGAAAATGTTGTGAGAAACCCTTATTACGGGGATGCAATGTTAAGCTGTGGAGAGGTAACCGAAATATTAAAATAA
- a CDS encoding DUF305 domain-containing protein: MNDKSTSNHEMKGGNYGRFFGMLGLSFIAMYITMYLNTYEIDHVYFSLTRFYMTCLGISAMAVIMLSMMLKMYKNRKKNIAIYAGSLVLFLGALGFVRAQSPVVGDVLYMKAMIPHHSIAILTSKRADIDDPEVRKLADDIIKAQVKEIAEMKKMIERLENK, from the coding sequence ATGAATGACAAATCAACATCTAATCACGAAATGAAAGGAGGCAATTACGGTAGATTCTTTGGAATGCTTGGACTATCCTTTATAGCCATGTATATCACCATGTACCTGAATACCTATGAAATTGACCACGTATATTTCAGTCTAACTAGATTTTATATGACCTGCCTGGGAATTTCAGCAATGGCAGTGATCATGCTGTCTATGATGCTAAAAATGTATAAAAACCGGAAAAAGAATATTGCAATTTATGCGGGAAGTCTTGTTTTATTTTTAGGTGCGCTTGGTTTTGTTCGAGCCCAAAGTCCGGTAGTTGGGGATGTGTTGTATATGAAAGCGATGATCCCGCATCATTCGATCGCGATCTTAACTAGTAAAAGGGCCGATATTGATGACCCGGAAGTGAGAAAACTGGCTGATGACATCATCAAGGCACAGGTGAAAGAGATTGCCGAAATGAAAAAAATGATCGAAAGACTGGAAAACAAGTAA
- a CDS encoding TolC family protein — MKAERVHNTLIMCKDMILVTIFIVTLFTFHSVQSQQLKDYQNQALGKNPAIQSMNSSVEIASEKINEANTLSDTEFGVGYFVSEPETRTGAQKLRLSVRQMMPWFGTINSRRNYAGYMVGIEEAELEIARRQLKLDVAQVYFELYEVKRKMEVLEQNVELLEVYRTMALNSVEVGKASAVEVLRLKMRQNDLVEKSRNLQLNSEALENKFKNLLNSEDKIVLEWKDSISIPPRREDNRSLQLHPELQRYDRFAESVKTSEELNQLESAPKFGFGLDYISVQERQDMMVPDNGKDIIMPMLSFSVPVFNKKYKSVSRQNDLKLEQIDLERANTLNDLNTRLQTALNERAAARIKYETQLDNLSQAKNAEELLLKQYETGTIDFDDVLDIQEIQLQIQMSLIEAVSSWYKKDVIVKYLTTNN, encoded by the coding sequence ATGAAAGCAGAAAGAGTTCATAATACTTTAATCATGTGTAAGGACATGATACTGGTAACGATTTTCATCGTAACACTTTTCACGTTCCACTCAGTGCAGTCCCAGCAACTAAAGGATTATCAAAATCAGGCTCTAGGGAAGAATCCTGCGATCCAGTCGATGAATTCATCTGTAGAGATTGCTTCAGAAAAAATCAATGAAGCGAATACGCTGTCTGATACTGAATTTGGAGTGGGTTATTTTGTGAGTGAACCAGAAACAAGGACGGGAGCTCAAAAATTGAGACTTTCTGTACGGCAAATGATGCCCTGGTTTGGAACTATTAACTCCAGGCGTAATTATGCAGGCTATATGGTAGGTATCGAGGAAGCGGAACTGGAGATCGCCAGGAGACAGCTGAAGCTAGATGTTGCCCAGGTCTATTTCGAACTATATGAAGTAAAGCGGAAGATGGAAGTACTAGAGCAGAATGTGGAATTACTGGAGGTTTACAGAACCATGGCTTTAAATTCTGTTGAAGTAGGCAAAGCTTCTGCCGTAGAAGTCCTTCGGCTTAAAATGAGACAAAATGATCTGGTGGAAAAGTCGAGGAACCTTCAGCTAAATTCCGAAGCACTGGAAAACAAGTTTAAGAACCTTTTAAATTCCGAAGATAAAATAGTCTTAGAATGGAAAGATTCGATCTCTATACCACCACGGCGAGAAGATAATAGAAGTTTGCAATTACATCCCGAGCTACAACGCTATGATAGGTTTGCAGAAAGCGTAAAAACTTCAGAAGAACTGAATCAACTGGAATCTGCCCCAAAATTTGGATTTGGACTCGATTATATAAGCGTTCAGGAGCGACAGGATATGATGGTTCCAGATAATGGGAAGGATATTATTATGCCAATGCTTTCTTTCTCTGTGCCTGTTTTCAATAAAAAATATAAGTCCGTTAGCAGGCAAAACGACCTCAAACTGGAACAGATAGATTTAGAGCGAGCCAATACACTGAATGATCTGAATACTAGATTACAAACTGCCTTGAACGAACGTGCAGCTGCGAGGATTAAGTATGAAACTCAGCTTGATAATCTTTCTCAGGCAAAGAATGCAGAGGAGTTATTGCTGAAGCAGTATGAAACCGGTACGATCGATTTTGATGACGTGCTGGACATTCAGGAAATACAGTTACAAATACAAATGAGTCTTATAGAAGCCGTGAGCAGCTGGTATAAAAAGGATGTAATCGTGAAATATCTCACTACTAACAATTAA
- a CDS encoding response regulator transcription factor: protein MQDLRIHIKNVVCQRCIMTVSEILERLDIPFDEVLLGEVILKMPVEIDKLKMLEEEFEKVGFEIITDRDQRLVNSIKSLIIEEVYSDKLSNTKLSTLLASKLNFDYSHITHQFSESEGQSIQKYYNAVRIERAKELLDYDELGIAEIADLLGYSTPAYLSTSFKNATGLTPSEYRQLEGKNRKNLDSV from the coding sequence TTGCAAGATCTTAGAATCCATATTAAAAATGTAGTATGCCAGCGATGCATTATGACCGTGAGCGAGATACTTGAGAGACTCGATATTCCTTTCGATGAGGTTCTGCTTGGAGAAGTTATTCTGAAAATGCCCGTGGAAATTGATAAACTTAAAATGCTGGAAGAAGAGTTTGAAAAAGTTGGTTTTGAAATTATCACGGATCGGGATCAAAGACTGGTGAACAGTATCAAATCTCTGATCATTGAAGAGGTTTATTCGGATAAATTATCCAATACGAAGCTATCGACTTTACTGGCTTCTAAACTCAATTTTGATTATAGTCATATTACCCATCAATTCTCAGAAAGTGAGGGACAGAGTATCCAGAAATACTACAACGCCGTGCGTATAGAACGAGCCAAGGAACTACTCGATTATGATGAGCTTGGAATTGCAGAGATTGCAGATCTCCTAGGTTATTCCACTCCGGCTTATCTATCTACTTCATTCAAAAACGCAACTGGTCTTACTCCTTCTGAATATCGCCAACTGGAAGGGAAGAACAGGAAGAACCTGGATTCGGTTTAG